A region from the Brassica napus cultivar Da-Ae chromosome C8, Da-Ae, whole genome shotgun sequence genome encodes:
- the LOC106413953 gene encoding putative caffeoyl-CoA O-methyltransferase At1g67980, giving the protein MENLIPTKGILKSVALQKYIFDTTAYPREHEELKKLREATVHKYGNLSEMKVPVDEGHFLSMLIKMMNAKDTLELGVFTGYSLLTTALALPEDGRITAIDIDKEAYELGLEFIKNAGVDHKINFIQSDGLQALDKMLNKNPRPEFDFAFVDANKTNYANAYERLMKLVKIGGIIAFDNTLWFGYVAEEEEDVPEHLRVCRKALMELNKQLASDPHIEISQVSIGDGVTLCRRLM; this is encoded by the exons ATGGAAAATTTGATTCCGACCAAAGGAATTCTCAAGAGCGTGGCTCTTCAAAAG TACATCTTTGATACGACGGCATATCCAAGAGAGCATGAGGAGCTCAAGAAACTACGAGAAGCTACGGTCCACAAGTATGGCAATTT AAGCGAGATGAAGGTACCAGTTGATGAGGGGCACTTTTTATCGATGCTTATAAAAATGATGAATGCCAAAGATACGCTAGAACTCGGTGTTTTCACGGGGTATTCGTTGCTCACGACTGCCCTCGCATTGCCTGAAGATGGCCGT ATTACTGCAATAGACATTGATAAAGAAGCTTATGAGTTGGGTCTAGAGTTCATCAAGAATGCAGGTGTTGATCACAAAATCAATTTCATCCAATCCGATGGTCTTCAGGCCTTAGACAAGATGTTGAAC AAGAATCCAAGACCGGAGTTCGATTTCGCATTTGTTGATGCTAATAAGACAAACTATGCCAATGCATACGAGAGACTAATGAAGCTGGTGAAGATTGGGGGGATAATAGCTTTTGATAACACATTGTGGTTTGGGTATGTGGCTGAGGAAGAGGAGGATGTGCCAGAGCACTTGAGGGTGTGCAGAAAAGCCCTCATGGAGTTGAACAAGCAGCTCGCTTCTGATCCTCACATCGAGATCTCTCAAGTCTCCATTGGTGATGGTGTCACTCTCTGCAGACGCCTTATGTGA